In Rhodanobacter humi, the genomic stretch TATCAGCGTTACCTGGAAAACTTCTTCCGCAAGCGCTACAAGCTGGAAGGCACGCCGGTCCGCATCGTTTTCCGCGAAGGCGAGAACCCGTACGCCGGCAAGAAGAACGTGCTCACCGAAGGCCAGCTGCGCAAGCGCCAGCGCATGATCCGCGAGATGAAGAAGCGCGGGAAGTAGGTTGGGGCAGGTCGGGCTTCAGCCCGACAACACCACGCACCGTCGGGCCGAAGCCCGACCCATGAAGGCATCGCGCTAGACTTGCGCCATGTCCACGCCCACCAACCGCGACACTTGGCTCGCCGAGCTGCGCAGCCGCATTCCCGAAATCGCTCCCGCCGAGGCGCTGGGCCGCCAGGCGCAGGGCGCACTGCTGATCGACGTGCGCGAGGACGGCGAACGCGCCAGCGGCATGCCGGCCGGTGCGCTGGGCTTGTCGCGCGGTTTCCTGGAATTGCGCATCGAGCAGGCGGAACCGGATCGTGCGCGACCGATTCTTGCCTTGTGCGGCAGCGGCATGCGTTCGCTGCTGGCGGCCGAGGCTTTGCAGCGGCTGGGTTATCGCGACGTGCGTTCCGTGGCCGGCGGTTTCGAGCGCTGGAAGAGCGAAGGCCTGCCGATCGTCGCGGGTGCGCTGGATGCGGACGCCGCCGAACGCTATGCGCGCCAGCTGCGCCTGCCGCAGGTGGGCGAGGCGGGGCAGGCGAGGCTGGGGGCTACGAAGATCGTGTTGCTCGGCGCCGGCGGCCTCGGTGCGCCGGCGGCGCTGTATCTGGCCGCGGCCGGCGTCGGCCAGCTCACCCTGATCGACGACGACCGCGTGGAACGCTCCAACCTGCACCGCCAGGTGATCCACGCGGATGCGCGCGTGGGCATGGCCAAGACCGAGTCGGCGCGTATCGCGCTGAATGCGCTGAACCCGCGCGTGCACATCGAGCTGCGCAACGAGCGCCTGCGCGCCGACAACGTGGAGCGCCTGCTCGACGGCCACGACCTGGTGATCGACGGTGCCGACAATTTTCCCGCGCGGTACCTGCTGGCCGCTGCCACGCAGCGGCTGAAGCTGCCGATGGTCTACGGCGCGGTGGAGCGCTTCACCGGGCAGCTGAGCGTGTTCGACCCGCGCCGCGACGACTCGCCGTGCTACCGCTGCCTGTTCCCCGAACCGCCCTCGGCCGCCGAGGCGCCGAACTGCAGCGAGGCCGGCGTGCTCGGCGTGCTGCCCGGCATCGTGGGCCTGCTGCAGGCCACCGAAGCACTGAAGCTGATCCTCGGACTGGGCGAGCCGCTGGTCGGCCGGCTGCTGTCCTTCGACGCGCTGGGCATGCGTTTCCGCGAGACGCGCCTGCCGCGCGACCCGGCCTGCCCGGGCTGCGGCGCGACCGCGCACTTCAGCGGTTACGAGGACGTCGCCGCGTTCTGTGCCGCCGCCGGCTGAGCGAGGTCGGCGGGAATCAGCGCATATACCGCGGCGTCGTGGGCGCGATCCCAGGCCCACAACCGCTGCCGTGCCATCGCCTCGAACACGGCGCCCGACTTCTCCGCCACGCGCCGGCTGGCATGGTTGTCGGGCAGGGTGACGATCTCGATCCGGATCAGGCCCAGCTCGGCGAAACCGAAACGCGCCACCAGCCGCGTGGCCGCGGCGGCAAGGCCCTGGCCGTGGCGCGAGGCACGTATCCAGTAGCCGAGGTTGGCACTGCGATGCAGCGGATTGATCTGGTTGAGCCCGCAGCCGCCCAGCAGTTCGTCGCTGGCAACGTCGCGCACGGCGAACGCGAATTGCGTGCCGGTCCGCCAGGTTTCGTGGCAATGCCGCGTCCACGCCCGGGCCCGGTCCAGGTCGTAGTCGGCGCGACACCACGGCAGCCAGCGGCCCACGCTGGCGACCGATTCCTGCACGGCGGCATGCAATTCGGCGACATCCGTGTCGCGCCATGGCCGCAGC encodes the following:
- a CDS encoding GNAT family N-acetyltransferase; translation: MAEAMTHVTPSLADGRLVLRPWRDTDVAELHAAVQESVASVGRWLPWCRADYDLDRARAWTRHCHETWRTGTQFAFAVRDVASDELLGGCGLNQINPLHRSANLGYWIRASRHGQGLAAAATRLVARFGFAELGLIRIEIVTLPDNHASRRVAEKSGAVFEAMARQRLWAWDRAHDAAVYALIPADLAQPAAAQNAATSS
- the moeB gene encoding molybdopterin-synthase adenylyltransferase MoeB, with product MSTPTNRDTWLAELRSRIPEIAPAEALGRQAQGALLIDVREDGERASGMPAGALGLSRGFLELRIEQAEPDRARPILALCGSGMRSLLAAEALQRLGYRDVRSVAGGFERWKSEGLPIVAGALDADAAERYARQLRLPQVGEAGQARLGATKIVLLGAGGLGAPAALYLAAAGVGQLTLIDDDRVERSNLHRQVIHADARVGMAKTESARIALNALNPRVHIELRNERLRADNVERLLDGHDLVIDGADNFPARYLLAAATQRLKLPMVYGAVERFTGQLSVFDPRRDDSPCYRCLFPEPPSAAEAPNCSEAGVLGVLPGIVGLLQATEALKLILGLGEPLVGRLLSFDALGMRFRETRLPRDPACPGCGATAHFSGYEDVAAFCAAAG